One Rhodoferax ferrireducens T118 DNA segment encodes these proteins:
- a CDS encoding helix-turn-helix transcriptional regulator: MTTTILRIPAAKTQSGYSRSTIYLRIAQGLWTKPVSLGPRAVGWPSNEIEALNAARISGKTDTQIRELVETLHTKRKELMAAWGL; this comes from the coding sequence ATGACGACCACCATACTGCGTATCCCAGCCGCCAAAACCCAATCTGGCTACTCCCGCTCCACCATCTACCTGCGCATTGCGCAGGGCTTGTGGACCAAACCCGTCAGCCTGGGGCCGCGCGCCGTCGGTTGGCCCTCCAATGAGATTGAGGCGCTGAATGCGGCGCGCATCTCGGGCAAGACCGATACCCAAATCCGCGAATTGGTCGAGACGCTGCACACCAAACGCAAAGAGCTGATGGCAGCTTGGGGGCTGTAG